ATATTATCAGCGCCCATTCTCTCAATACTACATAGTATAAGTACCTATTTCCTCCACATGTTACACAGTATCAGCTCTCAATTACCTGAGAATCAAAGAGTTGAACACAGCGCAAGGTTTCATGTAACTGAGCCACGAGGGAACGGTCGTGAAGGTTAGTTGCTTCAGCCAACTGACACCGTAACCATGTCACCACATCATTATCTAAGCTGGAACTAAATGAGCAAATGTTTAGAGGCCTTTCATAAATATTTTTAAAACCTTAAAAAATTAGTAATAAATGTACAGTACTCTAGTTTACTACAAAGATTTATCAAATTAACAAATCACACACTGTTTACCTATAAAAATTGTCTCCATCTACTGGCAATATCATGCACATTTGTCAACAAAGTCCCTGGCTTATCCTAATTTTGCACAGCACTGCTTATTAATCTGACCCCATGAATATTCTTCTCAATATACTTGTGTATATTGAGAAAAAACAGACTTCCTGATCCCAACaaaattatttaaacaaaattaaacatggacaaaaaacaaaacataccTTGAAATATCACTGCTATGATTCCAATAATCATAGTGCAAAATTTACTATGATTCCAGTAATCCCACATATACATTAGAATGGTATTAAAGCTCATACATACTCTGTTCCTGTTGGAGCCCCAAACTCTGGTAAGTATGGAGACATGGAGAAGTCTGCAATGCTCAATACTAGTCGCAACTTTCTTTTGGCATCAGCAAAGGCGTAACTCGTTTCAATACTGCTTGGGTCTATGAACAGTCTTTCGTCCTCCTCAGTCTTTGCTATTTCATTAACTTGTCTGTGGAGTTAATTATTAGTTAAGATGGTTGGTACAGTAATGCAATATCTACATATTAAATACTTCAGCATCTGTAGAAAAAATTTGCAAACTAATTGCTTCTTACTGTAATAAACAAAGTGAATTCATAGTTGTTTTAATTGGTGAACTAGCACATTAGAAAAATCTGGCTTTAAATAAATAGGGCAAGATTTTTTCTGAGCATGACACCCAGATGCTCCCTAAATGTCCCTTTCAGTGTTCATGCTAGTCAGGACAGATGACATTGCAAACAAACACGGCCCAGATCTTTTTCAAACATCATTACTCGGCCGCACTGGTGTTAAAGATACACTGAAGGAAAATGTAATGCATCCTGGAGTGACCACAAGGTAAACCCACACTCAATATCCTTTCAAAGCCCTACTTGGACTGAACTTTAAGCAAGGGGATAGAAACATCCCATTTTGAGAGATATGCCATCCAGACTGGACACTAGTGCCCATGAAGGGTTAAATGGGCCCCGTGTAAAGCCTACTCAAGGACAGCCTCTGACCAACCAAGGAAACCATACCTGGAGTTGCATCCAACCCAAATCTGTGATAAGTTGGAGGACCCATCAATGAGAACGTTATGCTTCATGTGAAGGAAAAAACAGGTTCCTTCCTCCAACCAGAAATATACATGTGGAAAGCTCTGGGCAAAACTTCAGGGAAAGTGGATACCATAGTATCAGCTACAAAACCAGACTCCACTGGCACTTGCACAGTCTGAAGTCAAGATGGTTTTGGGGCTACATCTAGTGTAGAATGGTAAGAAGATGGACGCTAAAATGATAGAGGTAGAGGCCACTGACAAGTAGAGAAGTGTAAGCCTCTGGAGCAAACTCACAAATATTAAGGACTAGGGCCCCAATGTCACTCTCCCAAAAGATTGGAGGCTTAAAGCCCTTGCCAATTAATATAGGTCCATAAGCATAAAATACACAGTACATGTGCTCTCAACTACAAAGCAACATCATAATAAGCAAGTAGAGCTTATGTGTAAGCAAGTTATGTGACAGAAGCACTTGCAAAGATTCTTGTTGTGATGGGGATAAAAATCTTGAGAGCTCTGCAGGTGATGAGAGTCTTAGATGGACCACAGGAACATCCGAGGGGGGCCTTACCTCAGAAAAAGCCAAGAAATACATGCAGTATAGTACATACTCCAGTGTTATATGATTATACATAAAAGGCCTCTTAGCTTGAAAATTTTACATAAATACTGAATAGAATTTGCATATTTTTCTTACTACAACGTGCAGCATGTAATTATTAAATTATGTTCCGATTTAGTTTTTATTTACTTACATATTATGTTGCGTAGAGACCATGCCATCTGTTTCTGAAGTATCCATTTCTGGTTTCTTATTTCTGTATTTTGCCAGAATATCATCGCTTGTTTCTTCAATTGTAGGAGGCCGATTTTCTTCAGACAAAGCTCGTCTTATATTCAAATCTTGGCTATTAAGTCCTGAACGTATATATGCTGTATCATCACCAGGCCTACTTCCAGGTTTACGGCGGCCCTTAAAACCAGGGAGCttaaaatttttgaaaaatccTCGCTTATGTTTTGCGTCACCATCAATAGCATCACGATCCCCTCTTTCAGCCGTTTTATCAAAACTAATACTTTTTGGTATTGCTCCAGTGGCTGCCATACTGATAGCTGGTGCACTTGGCTCTGGGGTATCAATTGAGTCTGTTGTGGGTCCAGAACTAGCATTAGAGGTAGAGCGAAGCTTGCCAGAGCCTCCGACTACGTCAGATCCAGAACTGCTGGAAGATGCTAAGCTAGTTGTACTCAAATGTAAGCTGCTGTCCTCTCCTGAGCCACGATCACTGGACACAAGTTTATGATGAGGATGCACAACAATGTGTCCCCCTTCACTATTATTACCCAAATCCATAAGAGGAGCATTGGATCTTCCCCTACTACCATCACCAATAAAAGTATTAAGCAAAAGATGTTGGTCACCTGATACAATGCCATTATTGGGGAGTGTCGAAAGATTCAGGCTTAAACGCCCTAAAGATTGTGTGGCAGATGCAATTTCTTGTTCTTCTTGTGGCAACTCTTCCTCTTCTCTGTCAGATGGCAATCTGTCCATAAGACACTGGTCTTCTTCAGCAGGATGGATAGGTTGAAATTCTACTCGAGGGGGAGTTGCTGGTCTGCCACTTCTATGTTGCAATACTGGAATGGGTTTTAGAATACCACTAGGAATGCTGTTACCAGAATCTGTAGTTAATGAAGAAGGCAAAACAGGCATTGGCTTCAGTATTCCTCCACTGCTGCTTCCTCCCATGGCCCCACTCAATGTTGCATCAACTGGAGAACGAGACCCATGTGCACGAGGTGTAACAATATCTTCCTGGTGTAGAGTCTCACGTCTCAGCAAGTCGCTTCCACCCAGCTCCACTTCAACTTCTGATCGGCCCGTGTCATCTGACCGGGCAACACTCTGTGCATCATCGGTGTCAAATTCTGTCATTCTCTCAGAGTCTGAGGCTAAAACATCTGTGCTCCAAGCTTCCGAGGCAGTTTCAAAAGTTTCTCCAGTTGCATCTCCACTCAGGTAATCTCCTTGCATTCTATCTAATTCTGCTAAATGTCGATTTAATAGCTGATCATGAAACTGGTCCCCACGGTCTGCTCTGTCTGCAGCTTCAATAGTTTCAGAGTCACTAGCTAGGACATCAGTGCTCCAAGTGTCAGACACTAAAGATATAGTTTCATCACCACCTATTAGAGGTTTGATTTCAAAACGTCCAAATTTTTCCTCAATATCTGCTCTTGCTGGTTTGGGAACTGTAACGGGGACATTAGGTGGAGGGGGCTGGTTTTCTTCTCCACTTCTCAGGCCTGCTTCTTCACCCTCTGTTACCTGTGATGAGGGAGTGTCACGGCCTGACACATTGGGAGTTCCCCGGCCTGACACATTTGCCGACACCATGTCTGACAAGTTATCAGGTTGATCCTCCTAAGAAAAGGAAGAAAACAAAATAGGCATATGAAAATCCTGACCTACATTGTATCAAATAAAATACCAAAACTCATAATCACATTATAATTAGGAACAATACTTCATATACCACCTGGATAGAGGGCAATGGCTCATAACTCAAAAGGACGGAAAATTATTACAAGAAAGATAAGGGATAAAATAATTAGAATCAAAGCAATAATCTATAAAAGCATAACACAAGGGAATATGTTAAGACAAATCAAATAGTTATTAAAAATGGCAAATAACAGTAACGCACTGTACTTCTTTTCGTAAAGTATTGTTCTGTAGCTAGCAGTAGCTACGGAACAATACTCAGCTGCTACTGCTAACACCATAACAATACAGTCTGTCCACAGCAGTATGTTATTTCATTATTGGCCATGTTGAATATATTCAACTTAAATTGCCACAAACAAAATGTGCATCATTCCCTCCCAACAAACTACTTCTGTTTGTGTTAATTACCACTACCAATGCATTGTACACGAGTACACCAAATTGTCTCTTACTCACCATATCTGCCTTTTTCTATTACTCTCAaattcaaatacaaattattcaTTGCTTTATCCTCATCCATTTGCTCTACATGACTACACCACAAGAGTACACTCAATACTCAAATGTAAGCTGAGGAAGTTCTTCACATTCCTCATCTTGTCATATCACTGATCTTTATCCCAACACTGATGCAATAAGCTCAAACACGCAGAAGGAAAGGTAACTAAATGAGATGTTTGGAAGTCCAATTCATCAACATTTATAGGATAACCTAAACGCTATTTGGGAAAGAAGTTCCAGTACATATTCTATAACGGAGACTAGAGGGAAATGCAATGGAAATATTAGAGATAACCATAGGAAAATATTAACCAGTGAATGAATTCAAAGTAGGAGGAGATGAGAAATTAGTCGGTGATGGCCAAGGTAGATTCTGTAGTGGAGTAGGCTACAACTGGAACAGCAAGTGGAGAGAGCAGTTAAGGACTTGCAAGAATGAAAATTAAAATGCTCTTATTGTGGCAAGTATTTAGGCACTTGGTCAGGTACTAGGCCCATTGATTAAGCAGTACACAAGAAAAAGTGAATAGAGGGAGTTGGTAGAATGATATAACTTGCTGCAAAGAGCTTTACATAGAAGTAAATCATGCAAAGAGCTAATGTTATAATAAAGTGAATGGTTCTATGTTAATATAGGACTATGACAGGGTTATGCAAAGTCCATATGGTTGTTCaatgtatacagtatatgaatTGAGTCAAGAGGGCAGTCAAGGTGGGAATGCTGTACTAGAAAAAGAGTTTTAAATTAGTGTATGATAAGAATTAATAGCTTATCTAATTTGATGCATGAAGAAGATACAGGTCTTCTTGCAGAAGAATGCAAAAGGTACTGTTTACGTATATTAGTTGGAAGTTTGGTTGTGTGAAATAAGAGGTGACTGGAGAAGTCATCACGTTTCCCATCTTATTTCTTTTTCTTAAATGCTATTCAGTAGCTCTCAATCTCAACCATGCTGCTCAAGTACAGTAATACTGTAGTATAAACATGTTATTTGAGCTTGGTTCTAAACCAAGTTTTTTGAACATGGTAAGTTCAATATTTTACAGTAAAAATCCTTAAATTAAAAGCATGGTATGGAACATAATTATTAGAAAAATCGTGCAAAAAAGTTATTTATTAGTGATGTACCACTACCTGCTCAACATCATCTAGGCTTGACGCAACACTGTGATTGCTTGCAGCCTCACTAATCGCTTCTAAATTATCAGAGGTGTTGCCAATTGAGCCTTCATCATGGGAAAGTGAAAATCGTGTCCTTTTTTCTATAGTggcctcccctccaccaccatcaccttcgTCTTCTACGTTCATTCTCACACGTGATGTTGATTTTGTCTGTGGAAAGAAAAAACAAATTGAGAATCCTAAGAGTGTATTTGATATTAAAACTGGCAGTTATTTATTATCACTAAATCTTAATTAGCATTAACCATTAATGACATGTTCATATCATCTTAATGTACTGTACTTTCATATAAATACATTTCTAAGGACTATGCTCCCAAAATATTGTTCAcagttttattatttattaattccaATACAGTATTTATTTTTCAATCGGTGTGTCCTAATAAACTTAACCACAACTCTCTTGAGATATATGCTGCTGTAGTTTTGTAGTACCGTATATACTACGCCATACAAATATAATGCCAGTAGGATCAGGACCAAGTTACAGCAGTCACTCTCCCACAACCATCTCTACTTGAAACATCAATGTCAACACCAAGTCTTACTATGGAATATCTTGCCACTGCCATCATCCTTCAACTGTATCAGCTAGCGGAGCTGCCATTCCTAAACTGGTGTTGACTCCAGCATCCTACATAACTCGTATCATTATGAATAATTTACCACTGTCATAGTTCCACCTTCAAAAAATGACTCAGGGGGGGCCCTTTAACATGGAAGACATAGCTTGGGTACCCTACCATACATGTTACATCAATTAATTGAAACCAAATTCCATCGAATACAATGAGTAGGAAGGCTTGGTACATGATGACATTGATGGTCACTCAAAATTGTcataattttaattattattgatAACACTGTTTAATACAACTTTAAATATTAGAAAGGCCTCCTAAATGCTTGAAATATGAATTACCTGCACtgttgaaagaactttttcttcTGACATCAGCCCAGGGCACTCGGGAGGACTAGAGGTATTGAGCGAGATAACCAAAACTGTGTCATAGTCTAATGGCGGCGGCATTACATCCCCTTCATCTATGCTGCTCTGGCCTGGTAGATGGCTGGAACTGCTAACTGTGGACTCTTGCAATGATCCAAGAGAATCAGAGTCACCACTTCCCTCACTCTGACTCTTGTTAGCCTTGACCCTGCAACAGCATCCAGAGTATGAGCATGTACAATAGAGCTAAATATATGTACCTCAAAGACCAACCAAACCACCAGCTTAGCTGGCTAGTTGGTAGACAAGACCGACATATTCTACAGATAGTAAGTCACAATACCATGCCTGAAAACAAATCTCTCAACCCTCCACACATGAAATAAAAGAAAAGACTGGCATAAAAATTTTGGTctatcctggacccttatgtcgtGTGTGGGGGTTGGGTTATACACCTTGCTTAATTGTTGTGGAATGCTTGTGTAAGCATTCCACTTACCACCCTAACTGCAGCCTAGTACCTTGCAGGCATCCTTTGATATAAGGAATAAATGTACGCAGTAAAATATTCTGTTTACCCACCCCTGTAATTTTATGATAAAATAATACAGGTCGGcgttaatccccgaccgtccacaagtggctgggcaccattccttttccccatcccatccctaatccttatcctgaccccttccagatgctatatagtcgtaatggcttggcgctttcctcctgatagttccccttcCCTTTCTGTGACAAGTATTTTTTCAGatgactttattaataaaaagGAGAGAAGGAGGCCAGTGGCATGACTAATTCAAGCTGCCACTGAGGGACCAATTTCCTATAAAACAATTTTTCTAACGTAAAGAGAATATAAATGCTTTAcatatcacacagtgagtgggcaAAGAAGGGTGATTCACGCTGGACAAGAAAATGAGCAACACTCCCAGATTGCAAAAAGAGCTATCATCATAGAACCAAATCTATTAAATGTAATGTTACCTGTTACTTTTCACTCGTCCTAACAAATTTTTTTTAGCTGTGTTTGGGGTAGATAAGGCCGAAGTGGCTGGTGGAGCAGGTGAGAGATGTGACGGCTTGAGGCGGCCAATGGATGTTTCAAGATCCTTGCGCATTTCATCATCTTCTGGTAGTTCACTCAGTATCTAAAATATTGATAATGAAATCTTATAATGATCCTCCACCCCAATATAGGACATGACAAGTTGTGTTGTTactattatttaattttaatatacagtatactgtaaatGTGAAATCATAATGAGTAATTCTCACTGTCAAATATACATTCTAAAAATGTATTATTAAGTCAAACAACATATTGTACTGTACTGAACTGTATAGCAAACAACCCATTCTCCATCACCCAAATGATTTCACAATTTTATTTTTTCAGACTGATACATTTCCTAATTTTCCTTACTAGAGGAACTACCAAAAGTTACTGAACACTTTTCACTcttcattatagggttctggaaaTGTTTTAATAATGAAATTATGTAATCCTAAAAAAATACAACAGTTACAATCCACTTGCACATGAACTATGGATAGTGTGCCAATGAATAGCAAGGACTCCCTATATTTTAACTGAAGCTTCCTATACACTTACAGTATACATGAAAGCAACAAGTGCATGTAGACGAGGCTCTGGAATGAGGCAAGACGAACGGACTAGAGTACTCAGTGGGCTGTTAAGGCAGGAGACTCCTGGGGGTGGCGCCTCAGACCCTCCGCTCTCTAGAATTCCATCCACGACGCCACATATTACCTGCCGATAACAACACTTCTGAATTATAATCGGTAATTTATCAAACGTAATACTACACAAAAACATATCCCCATGCATGTTTGTCAATGTTTTTAGAGTGCGTATTTTTGTGAGTGCTCCGTGCTCTCTCTGACTAAATGACAATAAACTAATCTGGCTGTTTAAAAACATTTTAGCCCTATGCCAATATTTGTATTCATTATATTACCTTAAACCTAAAGTATTCCTTATTTGCTTCACGTTTCCTCTTTTATGGCATACTTTGTTATAATTTCACCTTCTAGTTTGGATGTGAAACTTCATTTCCAATTTACATTATATTAAGTTGAAAAATGGAATATGGCTGACACCCAGTATTCAAAGAATAAACATACGTAATGCACATGACTGGGGAGCTATTAACTAGCTTCCTATAACTTTAAAATGACTTACACTACCATAGATACATTAAGCacaagagacagagaaagaggggggagagaaagtACAAATAACTTTACCTCCTTCTCAAAGTGCGAGTAGAGATCAGAGAGTCTGTGATCAGGAGTTTCCCAGCGACTCATTGCCAACACTTGGAGGATCTGAGCTACCTGTGAGAATTTTTAAGAGCAAGTTGATTAACGAGGCATTAAGTAGATTCATTACAAATAAATACTGTAAGTTATAATGTATAATGCAACCCATCCTCTAAATTGACAGTacagtttaatactaagtgtaataagtacatttacttactgtcatacatagtacataattgcacttatggggcggtTACATTTACatccccatttattctcctcgttttctgttaagacactcagaattttaggatgaagttttcaaattCAATtcgctatacacaagttttaaatattaggaatttctttttgagttttattaaacaatagaaattttatacaaaatttgaaaatatcctgagttactttacaatttattgatatattttagttttgttttattagtcattagttttataaaactgtaatatcaatatagctatagattaagtactaattgtaattaagaagcaataaaatgcttatcttcaaacattaagaaggttaggttaggtcatggttttctattcagcttttcaggtaaactcaaatacctgtattcacaatatatttgacagtacggtttaatactaagtgaaaataagtacaattccttacTGCTATGAATACTTtagtagtacataattgcacttacttgtgctgttacatttacctccccatttttggaggatgggctgctgTAATGCACACTAATAAGTATTTTAGATGTTTAActtcaatttacaaccaataacATGGTATAATAATCCATTTATATTATTGAGAATCTGAACCAAGATGCGAGACATCTCTGTAAGATGTTAAAAGTGATGCCAACATTTTTACCATGTTTGGAGCCAGTATAGGATACAAGCACAAAGAAAAAAATGTTTGAAATAAATACAATGAAAAATAGAAAAGTTATATCTGTCTTAATCAGCTGTATGATCATCTAAGTTGTGATGATTAAGTTGATCTCCCCACTGCAAAcaataatgcaagaaaacctggtcTCGGAAAACATCGCGTTGGGCCAGACTATGCAAGTAAAATATTGTAAAAGCTTGGTAATCCAAATTTAAGGGCAGTAAGAATAAATTCGAGTTTGAGTTTTTGAATGCAACTCAAATAAATATTGGGGTTGAGATTTCTGGCTGACGAAAACCTAAGTTCaaatttttttccattttttaaCTTTCTAGGTAAAAATTCGACTAACTTTAATGTCCATAAATGTGAATGGGGGTGAGCCCCATATACAAATAATTCGAATTATTGAGCATAAATGGTACAATAGACCTATAGAGTCTATGGCTTCAACTCAAAATCAAGGCACCTGGGTTCAGTCCCCAGGCAGCACAAATGGATAAGCATGTTTCCATTCACCTGCTCCCTCTGCTCACCTAGCTGGAAATAAGTACCTAGGAGTCTGATaaatgttgtgggttgcatcctggggggggtcagtagttggcctggGGCGATCTCGATAAGCCTTAGTCCAGGCTCCCTGTCCCTGACAATGGATATTATATCAAAACCATCTGGCAGTTATCGACAAACACACTGCAACAGACTCCAGATTTCCTTACCCAGCTAATTCTGAAGGTTGGGAATAAGTTGTCTAAACATCTTTAAACTTATTCTCAGCATTTAAAAATGCATGAGAATATTAGCAGCTTACACCACCACTAAGGTCCAAAGTGTTCTGTTCAGTGGCAGAATGAGTTTGTCTCAGctatttcatgcagtcaaaaatCTGAAATCAATGTCAAGATGATCATACTTTACCTGTATAAGATTAAACCTTGAGATGTGGGAGATTGGTGCATCACAGATTCCATGAGGTTCTGGTGTGACAAGAGCTGGGCAGAGGAAAAATGCAAACACCAGATCTACACAGATGGCGCTAACTTCTCTGGTGTCTGCTCGCTTTGCTGTTAATAGCACAtcataaagaattctgac
This genomic window from Procambarus clarkii isolate CNS0578487 chromosome 26, FALCON_Pclarkii_2.0, whole genome shotgun sequence contains:
- the Gapvd1 gene encoding GTPase-activating protein and VPS9 domain-containing protein 1 isoform X1, which gives rise to MGSLQADIGELAHHLKQERLFLEAEKHQIQLLNEKVRKTIERAYHASWVRGEQQRNYDDLVLRPHSSPPACCQKANLLNQLKFIDGYKVLGFNESLYGDLLSSLRENPRLVARCLAMGESQSQEAMQVTARTVFSSIYANCVLPDDETYVLNLLKHLMELQLATSETPRRLLRHGSCAFSQIYRAYVDTLPQAKVFLTAALHQPIVQLLMEDELFLDIDPSKAAVRFPAEERLRRFGKEGTPEYNAALAKYRAWTIAKLVKIADRFMESIKEAMNCFPPQLSWLVRILYDVLLTAKRADTREVSAICVDLVFAFFLCPALVTPEPHGICDAPISHISRFNLIQVAQILQVLAMSRWETPDHRLSDLYSHFEKEVICGVVDGILESGGSEAPPPGVSCLNSPLSTLVRSSCLIPEPRLHALVAFMYTILSELPEDDEMRKDLETSIGRLKPSHLSPAPPATSALSTPNTAKKNLLGRVKSNRVKANKSQSEGSGDSDSLGSLQESTVSSSSHLPGQSSIDEGDVMPPPLDYDTVLVISLNTSSPPECPGLMSEEKVLSTVQTKSTSRVRMNVEDEGDGGGGEATIEKRTRFSLSHDEGSIGNTSDNLEAISEAASNHSVASSLDDVEQVEDQPDNLSDMVSANVSGRGTPNVSGRDTPSSQVTEGEEAGLRSGEENQPPPPNVPVTVPKPARADIEEKFGRFEIKPLIGGDETISLVSDTWSTDVLASDSETIEAADRADRGDQFHDQLLNRHLAELDRMQGDYLSGDATGETFETASEAWSTDVLASDSERMTEFDTDDAQSVARSDDTGRSEVEVELGGSDLLRRETLHQEDIVTPRAHGSRSPVDATLSGAMGGSSSGGILKPMPVLPSSLTTDSGNSIPSGILKPIPVLQHRSGRPATPPRVEFQPIHPAEEDQCLMDRLPSDREEEELPQEEQEIASATQSLGRLSLNLSTLPNNGIVSGDQHLLLNTFIGDGSRGRSNAPLMDLGNNSEGGHIVVHPHHKLVSSDRGSGEDSSLHLSTTSLASSSSSGSDVVGGSGKLRSTSNASSGPTTDSIDTPEPSAPAISMAATGAIPKSISFDKTAERGDRDAIDGDAKHKRGFFKNFKLPGFKGRRKPGSRPGDDTAYIRSGLNSQDLNIRRALSEENRPPTIEETSDDILAKYRNKKPEMDTSETDGMVSTQHNIQVNEIAKTEEDERLFIDPSSIETSYAFADAKRKLRLVLSIADFSMSPYLPEFGAPTGTDSSLDNDVVTWLRCQLAEATNLHDRSLVAQLHETLRCVQLFDSQGREHLVRSLVEDYRSRSPYVAYLVRSRQGLLTTIAHLEKLLSRINADGAVVMSSIVGVCVRMFLERREQNLSRFTHDFTVLTVPDEKVQLVENFLTQLFSELERDPMWISSTNEQLHAAQLALERVVMSHIYIHALYPNGDGDVSRDQVLHEHMKKLAAVITPTHKDLRIPKLYQYECPWPSAQAEIVCISAYKTPGDKLQCVVRASQTIMNLLSLAHDQSVPAADDFMPVLVYVLIKANPPALLSTVQYVNLFFEKRLKGEDQYWWTQFCAAIEFIKTMDYML
- the Gapvd1 gene encoding GTPase-activating protein and VPS9 domain-containing protein 1 isoform X2, with protein sequence MGSLQADIGELAHHLKQERLFLEAEKHQIQLLNEKVRKTIERAYHASWVRGEQQRNYDDLVLRPHSSPPACCQKANLLNQLKFIDGYKVLGFNESLYGDLLSSLRENPRLVARCLAMGESQSQEAMQVTARTVFSSIYANCVLPDDETYVLNLLKHLMELQLATSETPRRLLRHGSCAFSQIYRAYVDTLPQAKVFLTAALHQPIVQLLMEDELFLDIDPSKAAVRFPAEERLRRFGKEGTPEYNAALAKYRAWTIAKLVKIADRFMESIKEAMNCFPPQLSWLVRILYDVLLTAKRADTREVSAICVDLVFAFFLCPALVTPEPHGICDAPISHISRFNLIQVAQILQVLAMSRWETPDHRLSDLYSHFEKEVICGVVDGILESGGSEAPPPGVSCLNSPLSTLVRSSCLIPEPRLHALVAFMYTILSELPEDDEMRKDLETSIGRLKPSHLSPAPPATSALSTPNTAKKNLLGRVKSNRVKANKSQSEGSGDSDSLGSLQESTVSSSSHLPGQSSIDEGDVMPPPLDYDTVLVISLNTSSPPECPGLMSEEKVLSTVQTKSTSRVRMNVEDEGDGGGGEATIEKRTRFSLSHDEGSIGNTSDNLEAISEAASNHSVASSLDDVEQEDQPDNLSDMVSANVSGRGTPNVSGRDTPSSQVTEGEEAGLRSGEENQPPPPNVPVTVPKPARADIEEKFGRFEIKPLIGGDETISLVSDTWSTDVLASDSETIEAADRADRGDQFHDQLLNRHLAELDRMQGDYLSGDATGETFETASEAWSTDVLASDSERMTEFDTDDAQSVARSDDTGRSEVEVELGGSDLLRRETLHQEDIVTPRAHGSRSPVDATLSGAMGGSSSGGILKPMPVLPSSLTTDSGNSIPSGILKPIPVLQHRSGRPATPPRVEFQPIHPAEEDQCLMDRLPSDREEEELPQEEQEIASATQSLGRLSLNLSTLPNNGIVSGDQHLLLNTFIGDGSRGRSNAPLMDLGNNSEGGHIVVHPHHKLVSSDRGSGEDSSLHLSTTSLASSSSSGSDVVGGSGKLRSTSNASSGPTTDSIDTPEPSAPAISMAATGAIPKSISFDKTAERGDRDAIDGDAKHKRGFFKNFKLPGFKGRRKPGSRPGDDTAYIRSGLNSQDLNIRRALSEENRPPTIEETSDDILAKYRNKKPEMDTSETDGMVSTQHNIQVNEIAKTEEDERLFIDPSSIETSYAFADAKRKLRLVLSIADFSMSPYLPEFGAPTGTDSSLDNDVVTWLRCQLAEATNLHDRSLVAQLHETLRCVQLFDSQGREHLVRSLVEDYRSRSPYVAYLVRSRQGLLTTIAHLEKLLSRINADGAVVMSSIVGVCVRMFLERREQNLSRFTHDFTVLTVPDEKVQLVENFLTQLFSELERDPMWISSTNEQLHAAQLALERVVMSHIYIHALYPNGDGDVSRDQVLHEHMKKLAAVITPTHKDLRIPKLYQYECPWPSAQAEIVCISAYKTPGDKLQCVVRASQTIMNLLSLAHDQSVPAADDFMPVLVYVLIKANPPALLSTVQYVNLFFEKRLKGEDQYWWTQFCAAIEFIKTMDYML